A genomic segment from Saprospiraceae bacterium encodes:
- a CDS encoding NAD(P)(+) transhydrogenase (Re/Si-specific) subunit beta codes for MAIDFFINLAYLLGAVGFVWGLRLLSSPDTARLGNTYAGIGMGLSIIAALLAPMEGASNNYAWIIGGIIVGGIAGSISAKRIQMTAMPQMVSVFNGLGGACAVVLAMVELYNMSNPSPGGIGIALLTLFIGGVAFTGSMLAFAKLQDLVSDSSITFPKHNIANIVLLIATAVVGVMLYLQGADMSVSLLLIFMAMTLVYGFSFVAPIGGADMPVVISLLNSFTGLSAAAAGLIYGNQLMLVGGILVGASGTILTVLMCEAMNRSLINVLVGGFGGGGAAAGKGSGDQVAKEVSLNDAAIQLFYSKSVMIVPGYGLAVAQAQKVCKEVDDLLEANGVDVKYAIHPVAGRMPGHMNVLLAEADVPYPKLLDLDDANSALTNTDIVIIVGANDVVNPAALDDPSSPIYGMPVLNVWDAKHVIVLKRSMSAGYAGIQNPLFFHEKNRMLFGDAKDTLSKIVSELKSL; via the coding sequence ACAGCGCGCCTTGGAAACACCTATGCAGGCATAGGAATGGGATTAAGTATTATTGCTGCATTGTTGGCTCCAATGGAGGGCGCTAGTAATAACTACGCATGGATCATAGGTGGAATAATAGTTGGTGGAATAGCAGGCTCCATCTCCGCCAAACGTATCCAAATGACTGCTATGCCTCAAATGGTGTCCGTTTTTAACGGCTTGGGAGGGGCATGTGCGGTCGTATTGGCGATGGTCGAACTCTACAATATGTCCAATCCGTCGCCTGGGGGCATTGGTATCGCCCTCTTGACCTTGTTTATTGGAGGGGTTGCATTTACGGGGAGTATGTTGGCCTTTGCCAAACTTCAAGACCTTGTATCTGATAGTTCCATTACTTTTCCCAAACATAATATAGCAAATATCGTCCTACTAATCGCTACGGCAGTCGTAGGTGTGATGCTTTATTTGCAGGGTGCCGACATGAGCGTCAGTTTGTTGCTAATCTTTATGGCAATGACGCTGGTTTATGGTTTCTCCTTTGTGGCGCCCATTGGTGGAGCGGACATGCCCGTTGTGATTTCCTTGCTAAATTCCTTTACCGGATTATCTGCCGCTGCGGCAGGTTTGATTTACGGTAACCAGCTGATGTTGGTAGGTGGTATTTTAGTAGGTGCCTCTGGTACCATATTGACCGTGCTCATGTGTGAAGCCATGAACCGTTCCCTTATCAATGTTTTGGTTGGTGGTTTTGGTGGTGGTGGCGCGGCTGCAGGCAAAGGATCAGGCGATCAGGTAGCCAAAGAGGTTAGCCTCAATGACGCAGCTATTCAACTCTTCTACTCCAAATCAGTCATGATTGTTCCGGGTTATGGGCTAGCAGTCGCACAGGCGCAAAAGGTATGCAAAGAGGTCGATGACTTGTTGGAAGCCAATGGTGTAGATGTAAAATATGCGATTCACCCTGTTGCCGGACGGATGCCTGGCCATATGAATGTATTATTAGCCGAAGCAGATGTTCCTTACCCCAAGTTATTAGATTTGGATGATGCGAATAGCGCTTTAACGAATACCGATATTGTCATTATTGTTGGAGCGAATGATGTGGTTAACCCAGCTGCACTAGATGATCCCTCCAGCCCTATATACGGAATGCCAGTGCTCAATGTTTGGGATGCCAAACACGTTATCGTGTTAAAGCGTAGTATGAGTGCTGGTTATGCTGGCATTCAAAATCCACTATTCTTCCACGAGAAAAACAGAATGCTCTTTGGTGATGCCAAGGATACCCTTAGTAAAATCGTATCTGAGCTTAAGAGCTTGTAA
- a CDS encoding DUF5916 domain-containing protein → MNGNPRFLVVCLLLFSFYSQAQIDRTPNRASYVVQVKKATAAFQIDGQLDEADWLRADLAEDFTRVLPIDTGYAATPTDVRVSYDDKNLYFGITCYERVQGPNIIESLRRDFAFGANDNFLIFIDTYNDQTNGFSFGASAGGAQWDGIQSNGGSVSLDWDCKWESAVKHYKDYWVIEMAIPFRNLQFKADVDQWGINFSRMDVKGNEKSSWAPVPRQFPTANLGFAGTLQWDAPPPKPKTNLSLIPYVAARTARDYETKEKSPLKMDAGIDAKIALTPSLNLDLTVNPDFSQVDVDRQVTNLDRFELFFPERRRFFLENQDIFSGFGKDGIRPFFSRRIGLNSPVRAGLRLSGKLNEQWRVGLLNMQTGTKDQIPATNFTVAAIQKKIFGRSNIGVFFVNKQLTVDESTLNSPVDLNRFNRVFGIDYNLASADSRWLGKFFLHKSIAEIQAGKSLTLSGNLAYNTQHWLIEGSYDMIGENYQAETGFVRRKGLHQMEPGIAYRFYPKSTKIANHGPELQTQFIFDTDYKRTDTQLQLGYKVVFLNRSDLELRFNRQYIRLLDPFDPTNSKGILLEEGSEYNWNGLAFEYQADARKRFNYNFAIGYGGFFNGNRFNIEGELIYRFQPYGSIAVNLAYNDLTFPAPFTDVNFFLIGPKLDITFTNKLFLTAFVQYNEQINNINTNIRFQWRYQPVSDLFIVYSDNYFPEPWNVKNRALVAKMSYWFN, encoded by the coding sequence ATGAATGGTAATCCCCGTTTTCTTGTTGTATGCCTCTTGCTCTTTTCATTTTATAGCCAGGCGCAAATAGATAGAACCCCTAATCGGGCTTCGTATGTTGTTCAGGTAAAAAAGGCAACAGCTGCCTTTCAAATTGATGGTCAATTAGATGAAGCGGATTGGCTAAGGGCTGATCTTGCCGAGGACTTTACGCGGGTATTGCCCATCGATACGGGTTATGCTGCGACCCCGACGGACGTCAGGGTGAGTTATGATGACAAAAACCTGTATTTCGGCATTACCTGCTATGAACGGGTGCAGGGGCCCAATATTATTGAATCCCTACGACGGGACTTTGCCTTTGGGGCCAACGACAACTTTCTGATTTTTATCGATACCTATAATGACCAGACCAACGGTTTTTCCTTTGGCGCCTCAGCGGGCGGCGCACAATGGGATGGAATCCAATCCAATGGCGGAAGTGTATCCCTGGATTGGGACTGTAAATGGGAGTCTGCCGTCAAACATTACAAGGACTATTGGGTGATTGAAATGGCCATCCCCTTTCGCAATTTACAGTTTAAAGCCGATGTCGATCAATGGGGTATCAATTTCAGCAGAATGGATGTAAAGGGTAATGAAAAATCCAGCTGGGCGCCAGTTCCCCGCCAGTTTCCTACTGCCAACCTCGGCTTTGCAGGTACCCTCCAATGGGACGCCCCGCCGCCAAAGCCCAAAACCAATTTATCGCTCATTCCTTATGTTGCAGCACGTACCGCTCGTGATTATGAAACGAAAGAAAAAAGTCCCCTCAAAATGGATGCAGGGATCGACGCTAAAATAGCCTTGACCCCATCGCTCAACCTGGACCTTACCGTCAACCCGGATTTTTCGCAGGTGGATGTCGATAGACAGGTCACCAACCTCGACCGCTTTGAGCTTTTTTTCCCGGAGCGTCGCCGGTTTTTCCTCGAAAACCAGGATATTTTCAGTGGCTTTGGCAAAGACGGAATTCGCCCGTTTTTTTCCCGAAGAATTGGCTTAAATAGCCCGGTCCGAGCCGGCCTTAGGCTTAGCGGTAAATTGAATGAACAATGGCGAGTTGGCTTATTGAATATGCAAACGGGGACCAAAGATCAAATACCTGCCACTAATTTTACCGTTGCGGCTATCCAAAAGAAAATATTTGGCCGCTCCAACATCGGCGTCTTTTTTGTCAATAAACAATTAACGGTTGATGAATCGACCTTAAATTCTCCAGTAGACCTCAATCGCTTCAACAGGGTCTTCGGAATAGATTACAACCTGGCCAGCGCGGATAGCCGCTGGTTAGGCAAGTTTTTCCTGCACAAATCAATTGCTGAAATACAAGCTGGCAAAAGCCTCACCCTTTCCGGCAATTTAGCTTACAATACCCAGCATTGGTTGATAGAAGGGAGTTATGATATGATCGGTGAAAATTACCAGGCTGAAACGGGCTTTGTTCGCCGGAAAGGACTGCATCAGATGGAGCCAGGGATCGCCTACCGCTTTTACCCCAAATCCACCAAAATTGCCAATCACGGCCCCGAACTACAGACCCAATTCATTTTTGATACAGATTACAAACGAACTGATACGCAATTGCAGTTAGGGTACAAAGTCGTTTTCCTAAATAGGAGTGATCTTGAACTCCGTTTTAATCGCCAATACATCCGCTTATTGGATCCGTTTGACCCTACTAATTCGAAAGGCATTTTATTGGAGGAAGGTTCGGAATACAATTGGAATGGTCTTGCCTTTGAATACCAAGCAGATGCTCGAAAACGATTCAATTACAATTTTGCCATTGGCTATGGCGGTTTTTTCAATGGAAACCGTTTCAATATAGAAGGCGAACTAATCTATAGGTTCCAACCTTATGGCAGCATTGCCGTCAACCTGGCTTACAATGATTTGACTTTCCCCGCACCTTTTACCGATGTCAATTTTTTCTTGATCGGCCCCAAATTGGATATTACCTTTACCAATAAGCTTTTCTTGACCGCTTTTGTCCAGTACAATGAACAAATTAACAATATCAACACCAATATTCGATTCCAATGGCGTTATCAGCCGGTTTCAGACCTGTTTATCGTTTATTCTGATAATTACTTTCCGGAACCCTGGAATGTGAAGAACAGAGCACTGGTAGCGAAGATGTCTTATTGGTTTAATTAA